One part of the Cyclobacteriaceae bacterium genome encodes these proteins:
- a CDS encoding C39 family peptidase, whose amino-acid sequence MRRELNLGFDIKAQPDEVTCGPTCLQALYQYYGDDVALKDVIREVKQLKSGGTLAVMLGNHALQRGYKVCIYSYNLNVFDPTWFKHPSKKIVQFLKQQMEFKHKRRKLQIASKAYIKFLESGGEVRHLELDDKLIKGYLKKSIPVLTGLSATYLYGSSREIPQFNIYDSIKGEPVGHFVVISGYDEDKNAVYLADPMTPNPLGKGQVYNVSFPRLINSIMLGIVTYDANLLVIEPGKKIR is encoded by the coding sequence ATGCGCAGGGAACTTAATCTTGGATTTGACATTAAAGCACAGCCCGATGAAGTGACCTGCGGCCCTACCTGTTTGCAGGCTTTGTACCAATATTACGGTGATGACGTTGCGTTGAAGGATGTCATCCGGGAGGTAAAGCAATTGAAGTCGGGCGGTACGCTGGCGGTTATGCTTGGTAACCACGCATTGCAGCGGGGCTATAAGGTTTGTATTTATTCCTACAACCTCAATGTTTTTGATCCAACGTGGTTCAAGCATCCTTCAAAAAAAATTGTTCAGTTCCTTAAACAACAAATGGAGTTTAAGCATAAACGCAGGAAATTGCAGATAGCTTCAAAGGCCTATATTAAATTCCTGGAATCGGGCGGTGAGGTTCGTCACCTTGAACTGGATGATAAACTCATCAAAGGCTACCTGAAGAAATCCATACCAGTATTAACAGGCCTCAGCGCAACGTATCTTTACGGAAGTTCTCGGGAAATACCCCAGTTCAACATTTACGATTCCATTAAAGGCGAGCCGGTGGGGCATTTTGTGGTGATTAGCGGATACGATGAAGATAAAAATGCAGTTTACCTGGCGGACCCGATGACACCTAATCCACTCGGCAAGGGGCAGGTGTATAATGTTAGCTTTCCCCGCCTTATCAACAGCATTATGCTGGGCATAGTTACCTACGATGCCAACTTGTTAGTAATAGAACCCGGAAAAAAAATCCGATAA
- a CDS encoding RimK family protein, which produces MPKLIVVENPERWQFKLEDVDVITPARYIDGEVYQQAKGLKVLNLCKSYHYQSYGYYVSLLAEARHHKVLPGVATIQDFRFPSILREDSQDFDNLIQSVFKSYTDDRVEFNIYFGITKSEHLNKLARHLFQYIQAPSLKAVFGRRNKWLLQSIKPLSIGEVPETDLGLLQKGLEQYLQRKREYRPDKKKYDLAILVNPKETNPPSDEKAIQRFIKAADQAGFYTELITKNDLDKLVQFDALFIRESTYVNHHTFRFAKKAQSLGLAVIDDPESILKCTNKVYLFELLNANKILTPRSFVISKENYKKLPDKLPFPFILKQPDGAFSKGVFKISSADQFKEVTTAMFKDSDLLIAQEYLPTPFDWRVGVVDGKPLYVCKYFMASEHWQIVNWNAQESSREGNVDCIPVDQAPSGLIRTALKATALIGKSLYGVDMKEADGKFYVIEINDNPNIDGGIEDKILKDKLYSTIMDVFLNKIKADR; this is translated from the coding sequence ATGCCAAAGCTAATTGTTGTCGAGAACCCTGAACGCTGGCAATTCAAGCTGGAAGATGTTGACGTTATTACGCCCGCACGGTATATAGATGGTGAGGTATACCAGCAAGCCAAGGGCTTAAAAGTTTTAAACCTGTGCAAGTCGTACCACTATCAAAGTTATGGATATTATGTGTCGCTATTGGCCGAGGCCAGGCACCATAAGGTTTTGCCCGGTGTGGCTACCATCCAGGACTTTCGCTTTCCTTCGATTTTACGTGAAGATTCACAGGATTTTGATAACCTGATCCAAAGTGTGTTTAAGAGTTATACAGACGACAGGGTTGAGTTCAACATCTATTTTGGCATCACCAAATCGGAGCACCTGAATAAACTGGCCCGTCATTTATTTCAATATATACAAGCCCCTTCCCTAAAGGCCGTATTTGGCAGACGCAACAAATGGCTCTTGCAAAGCATCAAACCTTTGAGCATTGGTGAAGTTCCTGAAACTGATCTTGGCCTGTTGCAAAAAGGCCTTGAACAATACCTTCAGCGAAAGCGTGAGTACCGGCCCGACAAGAAAAAATATGACCTGGCTATTCTGGTAAACCCCAAGGAAACCAATCCGCCTTCCGATGAAAAGGCTATTCAGCGTTTTATCAAAGCGGCCGACCAGGCAGGTTTTTATACCGAGCTGATTACAAAGAATGACCTGGATAAACTCGTACAGTTTGATGCCTTGTTTATCCGTGAATCAACGTATGTTAACCATCATACCTTCAGGTTTGCAAAAAAGGCACAATCATTAGGGCTTGCGGTAATTGATGACCCCGAATCAATTTTAAAGTGCACCAATAAAGTTTACTTGTTTGAATTGCTGAACGCCAATAAAATTTTGACACCCCGGTCATTTGTCATCAGCAAAGAGAATTATAAAAAATTGCCTGATAAATTACCTTTTCCATTTATACTTAAACAACCCGATGGTGCCTTTAGTAAAGGTGTCTTTAAAATATCCTCTGCCGATCAATTTAAAGAAGTAACCACGGCCATGTTCAAAGATTCAGATTTGCTTATTGCCCAGGAATATTTACCCACACCTTTCGATTGGCGGGTAGGCGTAGTGGATGGTAAGCCGCTCTATGTTTGCAAATACTTCATGGCTTCCGAGCATTGGCAAATCGTAAACTGGAATGCCCAGGAAAGTTCGCGCGAAGGAAATGTAGATTGCATCCCGGTTGATCAGGCACCCTCCGGTTTGATACGTACTGCCTTAAAAGCAACTGCACTCATTGGCAAAAGTTTGTATGGTGTAGACATGAAGGAAGCCGATGGTAAGTTTTACGTTATTGAAATAAACGATAACCCTAATATTGATGGAGGCATTGAAGATAAAATCCTGAAGGATAAATTGTATTCCACCATAATGGACGTATTTTTAAATAAGATCAAAGCCGATCGATAA
- a CDS encoding glutamate--cysteine ligase: MVQPPRIHLFQGYGVELEYMIVNQETLAIKPIADELLKHELGSYGSDFENGMVTWSNELVLHVLELKSTFPENNLTVLEHAFADNVKRINAILTGWNAKLLPTGAHPFMDPLAETKLWPHESNEVYEVYNKIFDCRGHGWSNVQSTHLNLPFYDDEEFARLHAAVRLVLPILPALCASTPMIEGRLTGSLNTRLKYYKTNQSKIPSITGRVIPEAVFSKRNYLNTIYEKIKSDIAVHDPQQLLNPIWVNSRGAIPRFDRGSIEIRIMDVQECPAADIALLELVIETIKALVNGKLIDHDAQMRYKTDTLVQLFDLCVERAEEAMVQDAEYLKIFGADKPVRAGDLWKFILDSLIRRGNTVLERWRPELNILLNEGSLATRIVKALHGDLGRASVHKVYSQLADCLAQNKIFLP, translated from the coding sequence ATGGTACAACCCCCGCGCATACATCTGTTTCAAGGCTATGGCGTAGAATTGGAATACATGATTGTAAACCAGGAGACGCTGGCCATAAAACCCATTGCCGATGAACTGCTGAAACATGAGTTGGGCAGTTATGGCAGTGACTTTGAAAACGGAATGGTTACATGGTCTAACGAGTTGGTGCTTCACGTGCTTGAATTAAAGTCCACTTTTCCTGAAAATAACCTCACGGTGCTGGAGCATGCCTTTGCGGATAATGTTAAGCGCATCAACGCCATACTTACCGGTTGGAACGCCAAATTATTGCCCACAGGTGCCCACCCTTTTATGGACCCATTGGCGGAAACAAAGCTATGGCCGCATGAAAGCAATGAAGTATACGAGGTCTATAATAAGATTTTTGATTGCCGTGGCCACGGCTGGTCCAACGTGCAAAGCACGCATTTAAATTTGCCGTTTTATGACGATGAGGAATTTGCCCGGCTCCATGCAGCCGTGCGTTTAGTGCTGCCCATCCTACCGGCCTTGTGTGCCAGCACGCCAATGATCGAGGGGCGATTGACAGGCTCGTTGAATACGCGTTTGAAATATTACAAAACCAACCAGTCTAAAATACCATCCATTACTGGCCGGGTAATTCCCGAAGCAGTTTTCTCTAAACGAAATTACCTGAACACGATTTATGAAAAAATCAAGAGCGATATTGCGGTTCATGACCCACAACAGCTATTAAACCCCATTTGGGTAAACTCGCGTGGTGCCATACCACGCTTCGACAGGGGTTCTATTGAAATCCGCATCATGGATGTGCAGGAATGCCCGGCTGCGGATATTGCACTATTGGAGTTGGTCATTGAAACCATTAAAGCATTGGTGAATGGAAAGTTGATTGACCACGATGCACAAATGAGATATAAAACCGACACCCTGGTACAGCTTTTCGATTTGTGTGTTGAGCGTGCGGAAGAAGCTATGGTGCAGGATGCCGAATACCTGAAAATTTTTGGTGCTGATAAGCCTGTAAGAGCGGGTGATCTCTGGAAGTTTATACTGGATTCCTTGATCAGGCGCGGTAACACTGTGTTGGAACGGTGGCGCCCCGAATTGAACATCCTGCTCAACGAAGGCTCATTGGCTACGCGCATTGTAAAGGCACTTCATGGCGATTTAGGCCGAGCTTCTGTTCATAAAGTTTACAGTCAGTTGGCCGATTGCCTGGCTCAAAATAAAATATTCCTCCCCTGA
- a CDS encoding N-formylglutamate amidohydrolase — MVPEKFKPLFDGSEELLQSHRGWDPGAYEVATYLSNQLHVPVYSMAVTRLLIEMNRSLNSTTLFSEFSSGLSTTEKSQLVQDYYLPYRNAVEAAIAHNVRPVLHLSVHSFTPVLHGVERNVDVGLLFDPNVASETRFCTALKKSLEIRLPDLRIKFNEPYNGTDDGVTMAMRKKFPGTEYLGIEIELNQKFVGSPTWLRIQRAFGEAIRLS, encoded by the coding sequence TTGGTTCCGGAAAAATTCAAGCCTTTATTTGACGGGTCGGAAGAGTTGTTGCAGTCTCACAGGGGTTGGGATCCTGGTGCGTATGAGGTAGCCACGTATTTGTCCAACCAACTGCATGTACCCGTTTACAGTATGGCGGTTACACGGTTATTGATCGAGATGAACCGTTCGCTCAACAGCACAACATTATTTTCTGAGTTTAGCAGCGGTCTTTCAACTACAGAAAAATCGCAACTTGTGCAGGACTATTATTTACCGTATCGGAATGCTGTTGAAGCGGCCATAGCACATAATGTGAGGCCGGTGCTTCATTTGTCTGTGCACTCTTTTACCCCCGTTTTACATGGAGTTGAGCGAAACGTTGATGTAGGTTTACTGTTTGATCCGAATGTTGCGTCAGAAACAAGGTTTTGTACTGCGCTAAAAAAATCCCTCGAAATCCGTTTGCCTGATCTAAGGATCAAATTCAATGAGCCTTATAATGGAACCGATGATGGTGTTACCATGGCCATGCGAAAAAAATTCCCAGGCACTGAATACCTGGGAATTGAAATTGAACTCAATCAAAAATTTGTAGGTAGCCCAACCTGGTTAAGGATTCAGCGGGCTTTTGGTGAAGCTATTCGTTTAAGCTAA
- a CDS encoding LytTR family transcriptional regulator, protein MQLAEKLNTPFPFYLNDDRKNLGLIAVITLFVFAFMIAFRSRNDLDLTLPQHLLFAGITFICLAINIILLPRLFPVWFDPVSWTVKKYIVLNIWHLVLIGIAASVVDIYYICPEKTVWENIIEANSRVVLRGIIPIALTTLFLRNIMLQETLKDALKANTELQKIQSLKKEVPKSSHSNTIILHSDTSETLSINLPDLLYVQADDNYSTVVWKNGEGIQKKLLRANLKSIESQMDNSFTMRCHRSYLVNINAIDMVSGNTNGYKLKILDTDIAIPVSRQKGKEVLEKISQWKNVMELS, encoded by the coding sequence ATGCAATTGGCAGAAAAGTTAAATACGCCCTTTCCTTTTTACCTGAATGATGACCGCAAAAATTTAGGCCTCATTGCAGTAATCACATTGTTTGTGTTTGCCTTTATGATTGCTTTCCGGAGCAGGAATGACCTTGACCTTACTTTGCCCCAACATCTTCTGTTTGCCGGCATTACATTTATCTGCCTGGCAATCAATATAATACTTCTTCCAAGGCTTTTCCCGGTTTGGTTCGATCCTGTAAGCTGGACGGTTAAAAAATATATTGTCCTAAATATATGGCACTTGGTCCTGATCGGTATTGCCGCTTCGGTGGTGGATATTTATTACATATGCCCCGAAAAAACAGTTTGGGAAAACATTATTGAAGCCAACAGCAGGGTTGTGCTTAGGGGCATAATTCCTATTGCGTTAACTACTTTGTTTCTGCGCAACATTATGCTGCAGGAAACCCTTAAGGATGCCTTGAAAGCAAATACCGAGCTTCAGAAAATCCAATCCCTTAAAAAAGAAGTCCCCAAAAGCAGTCATTCCAATACCATTATACTGCATTCCGATACGAGCGAGACCCTTTCCATCAACCTGCCCGATTTGCTGTATGTGCAGGCCGATGACAACTACTCCACTGTGGTTTGGAAAAATGGAGAAGGTATTCAAAAAAAGTTATTGCGGGCAAATCTTAAAAGCATTGAAAGCCAGATGGATAACTCGTTTACCATGCGTTGCCACCGGTCATACCTGGTCAATATCAATGCTATTGATATGGTTTCGGGAAATACCAATGGCTATAAATTAAAAATCCTGGACACTGACATAGCCATACCGGTGTCGCGGCAAAAGGGTAAAGAAGTGCTGGAGAAGATCAGCCAATGGAAAAACGTAATGGAACTCTCTTAA
- a CDS encoding sigma-70 family RNA polymerase sigma factor — MISDQEKSFVNLVNEHQGLIHKVCNLYETDREARNDLFQEVVLQLWKSFHTFRGDSKITTWMYRIALNTAISGLRKQKRGLQTEDLNERHFNISDSSSDHHEENLQKLQWSIRQLSEIERAIIMMALDEIPYDEIAETIGITQNNVRVRMNRIREKLRKLMNP, encoded by the coding sequence TTGATAAGCGACCAAGAAAAATCTTTTGTTAACCTGGTGAACGAGCATCAGGGGCTTATCCACAAGGTTTGCAATTTGTATGAAACCGATCGGGAGGCACGCAACGATTTGTTTCAGGAAGTTGTACTCCAGCTTTGGAAGTCTTTCCATACGTTCCGGGGAGACTCCAAGATAACCACCTGGATGTACCGCATTGCACTGAACACGGCCATATCGGGTTTACGAAAACAAAAGCGCGGCCTGCAAACGGAAGACCTGAACGAAAGGCATTTCAACATATCCGATTCATCTTCGGATCATCATGAGGAAAACCTGCAAAAACTCCAATGGAGCATTCGGCAGCTTTCGGAGATTGAGCGGGCTATTATTATGATGGCCCTGGATGAAATCCCTTACGATGAAATCGCAGAAACCATTGGCATTACGCAAAACAACGTACGGGTGCGCATGAACCGGATACGCGAAAAACTTAGGAAACTTATGAATCCATGA
- a CDS encoding helix-hairpin-helix domain-containing protein, giving the protein MDLTRWIRNFFSFSRSQTYGFLVLLPVVVMVIFSAPLYRWWEGRQPRDFSPEQTLLDSLAATWKKDELNNTPTEELAPVTLYLFDPNLTTAEELLALGFSAGLTKRLLNYRKAGGKFKIKSDLLKLYGMDSSFYKAIRPFVLLPEAHRKNDGSSVATERPIIKQAEIKFDINRADTVLLKSINGIGSKLAKRIVIFRESLGGFIYLNQLYEVYGLDSTTVQRLQQASFVQPDFYPRMLNINEATEAQLGTHPYISKRMAKAIVTYRFQHGRYHSIDDLRKIVNVDDAMLLKLKPYITVD; this is encoded by the coding sequence ATGGACCTAACCCGGTGGATCAGGAATTTTTTCAGTTTTTCGCGAAGCCAAACGTATGGCTTTCTGGTGCTTCTTCCGGTGGTGGTAATGGTTATTTTTTCTGCCCCGCTTTACCGTTGGTGGGAGGGCCGTCAGCCACGCGATTTCTCACCTGAACAAACGCTGTTAGACAGCCTTGCAGCCACCTGGAAAAAAGATGAATTGAACAATACACCCACGGAAGAACTGGCTCCGGTAACGTTGTATCTGTTTGATCCCAACCTGACGACAGCGGAGGAGTTGCTGGCCCTGGGGTTTTCTGCTGGGCTAACAAAGCGCCTGTTAAATTACCGCAAAGCAGGAGGCAAGTTTAAAATTAAGTCAGACCTGCTTAAACTTTACGGAATGGACTCATCGTTTTACAAAGCCATAAGGCCATTTGTTTTGTTACCGGAAGCCCACAGAAAAAATGATGGATCATCCGTAGCCACAGAGCGACCGATAATTAAACAGGCTGAAATTAAATTTGATATTAACCGGGCTGATACCGTGCTGCTTAAAAGCATCAACGGCATTGGCTCCAAACTGGCCAAACGGATTGTCATCTTTCGCGAGTCGCTGGGTGGGTTTATTTACCTTAACCAACTTTATGAAGTTTATGGCCTCGATTCAACAACCGTTCAACGGCTTCAGCAGGCATCTTTTGTTCAGCCCGATTTTTACCCACGCATGCTTAATATTAATGAAGCTACAGAAGCTCAACTGGGAACTCATCCGTACATTTCGAAACGAATGGCCAAGGCTATTGTAACTTATCGATTCCAGCATGGGCGCTACCATTCCATTGATGACCTTCGGAAAATTGTTAATGTGGATGATGCCATGTTGTTAAAATTAAAACCCTATATCACGGTTGACTAA
- a CDS encoding DUF4011 domain-containing protein: MRRLTSLSGNNRLLLLLRLHSEQLMDLQQLSQLNGEPAFAIIKALIAGKDKKICPLLDSRMEAVNEASKKLKRLQRIDKFIFEERGSNDLHVGWPVIRGKLADGTLVRTPLLFFPVSLVQDETTWVLKLRKEAGTTLNKTFLLAFSYFNQVKPNEELLEADVEDFDTDSTVFRTQLYQLLRDRIEINFNPDTFSDQLLPFHEFKKEEFNQLHRNGELKLFPEAVLGIFPQAGSQLVPDYLQLIEENQFNTLEALFASKNQSQVGRLFDDPVSVNLGVKEEKVHTVFPMDAWQEHALKSVKLGRSLVVQGPPGSGKSQLISNLIADCIAAGKRVLLVCQKRVALDVVYDRLTSVGLSDFVGLIHDFRDDRKEIYTKIARQVDRLEEYKMVNRGIDAIQTERRFNQVCRRIDQLTEELEEFRRALFHRDECGLSVKELYLTSNPALEGINVTQIYQQFHFNALDDFLRRLKQYVRYAQRFEQDGYAWRNRVSFSTFSLADFKAIEHTVMDIPAFQWALSQQLEKIMGVSLNLEDCETLRNRREAVDEMVNLLADETAYTFFKAMADEKDDETSLLWLQNMERLVLNCFDSPGVEDTLRPDQIGVCQGALQQRMVARRSLIRMVRWELFSQHKFFLKRVLIGNGLPYTKNGLRVLEARIDNRLNLEHHLTALKARPWLIDLPQEYNQKSFKKWFEKQKHAVRAKLIFNSLREIRKGIQPADFTRDEFIRLIWTVMDAVQPAAAHREQWQKFLSPYQVNRLIHEPEKAEELVAALRNDFDHLREFDQVKEGLLPHEKEVINRIADKAQAWDADVFVNMFQNSLRIAWIEHIEMKYPVLRSASTLKMADMQEELQQLVSKKLGMSKEILLLRAREGICESIEYNRLNNRITYRDLYHQATKKKKIWPVRKLVAEYAEEVFKLIPCWMASPESVSAIFPMQQLFDLVIFDEASQCFAERGIPSLYRGRQVLIAGDTKQLRPFELYQARWDEGSEDIELEIDSLLELTSRYFDTSFLNGHYRSQSLELIDFSNHNFYRGKLQLMPDRKVLEQKKPAISYILVDGIWENQTNQREAEKVVDVVLEVMRQHPEKEIGVVSFNQPQQELVQDLLDSSAAKAGLALPQSILIKNIENVQGDERDVIIFSIGYAADKAGKMNMHFGSLNIAGGENRLNVAITRAREKIIVVASILPDALKLQGIKNDGPKLLKQWLEYAREVSLGKFVPRVVAEAGHHPDWYLSSLILRWSNLEKTPMTFKAHNLPGADIVLEQDDLPAGIIFTDDEIYEQMFSVKDAHVYTPGLLEQNHWTHLRLFSRNWWIDREKLQHEVARYIYQLNQAKAS, translated from the coding sequence ATGCGCAGGCTTACCAGCCTGAGTGGCAATAACCGTTTGTTGTTGTTATTGCGGCTTCACAGCGAGCAGTTGATGGATTTACAACAACTCAGTCAATTAAACGGTGAACCGGCCTTTGCAATTATCAAGGCCCTTATTGCCGGTAAGGATAAAAAGATTTGTCCGTTGTTGGATAGCCGCATGGAAGCGGTGAATGAAGCCAGTAAAAAATTAAAGCGCTTACAGCGTATCGACAAATTTATTTTTGAGGAGCGCGGTTCGAACGACTTACATGTGGGCTGGCCGGTTATTCGTGGTAAACTGGCTGATGGTACCCTGGTGCGTACCCCACTACTTTTTTTTCCGGTAAGCCTGGTACAGGATGAAACCACTTGGGTACTTAAACTTCGAAAAGAAGCTGGCACCACATTAAATAAAACTTTTTTGCTGGCTTTTTCCTACTTCAATCAGGTAAAGCCCAATGAAGAACTATTGGAAGCTGATGTTGAAGATTTTGATACCGACAGTACTGTTTTTCGTACACAACTTTACCAACTGTTAAGGGATCGCATTGAAATTAATTTTAACCCCGATACATTTTCCGATCAACTGCTCCCATTTCACGAATTCAAAAAGGAAGAGTTCAACCAATTGCACCGCAATGGGGAACTGAAACTTTTTCCCGAGGCCGTGTTGGGAATTTTTCCGCAGGCGGGGTCGCAGTTGGTGCCGGATTATCTCCAGTTGATTGAAGAGAATCAATTCAACACGCTTGAAGCATTGTTTGCTTCAAAAAACCAATCGCAGGTTGGCAGGCTGTTCGATGACCCTGTATCGGTTAACCTGGGTGTTAAGGAAGAAAAAGTCCATACCGTTTTCCCAATGGATGCCTGGCAGGAGCATGCCTTGAAATCGGTTAAGCTAGGCCGTTCATTGGTGGTACAAGGCCCGCCCGGAAGCGGTAAGTCGCAACTGATCAGCAACCTGATTGCCGATTGTATCGCTGCAGGTAAACGTGTACTGTTGGTTTGCCAGAAGCGGGTAGCGCTTGATGTTGTATACGATAGGCTTACTTCCGTTGGCTTGAGTGATTTTGTGGGATTGATCCATGATTTTCGCGATGACCGCAAAGAAATCTACACGAAAATTGCACGCCAGGTTGATCGTTTAGAGGAATATAAAATGGTAAACCGCGGAATTGATGCCATTCAAACCGAGCGAAGGTTCAACCAGGTATGCCGAAGGATTGACCAGTTAACCGAAGAACTTGAGGAATTCAGAAGGGCTTTATTTCACCGTGATGAATGTGGGCTTAGCGTGAAAGAATTATACCTAACCTCAAACCCGGCCCTGGAGGGTATTAATGTTACGCAAATCTATCAACAGTTTCATTTTAACGCGCTGGATGATTTTTTAAGAAGACTTAAACAATACGTGCGCTATGCCCAACGCTTTGAGCAAGATGGATATGCATGGCGAAACCGTGTTTCGTTTTCCACTTTTTCGCTTGCTGATTTTAAGGCCATAGAACATACCGTGATGGATATACCGGCATTCCAGTGGGCACTATCGCAACAGCTTGAAAAAATTATGGGTGTATCGTTGAACCTGGAAGATTGCGAAACCTTGCGCAACCGAAGGGAAGCGGTGGACGAAATGGTGAATTTACTGGCCGATGAAACTGCCTATACTTTTTTTAAGGCCATGGCCGATGAGAAAGATGACGAGACCAGTTTGTTGTGGTTACAGAACATGGAGCGACTGGTACTTAATTGTTTCGATTCGCCCGGTGTTGAAGATACGTTGCGTCCCGATCAGATAGGGGTATGCCAGGGTGCTTTGCAACAACGCATGGTGGCACGCAGGAGTTTGATACGAATGGTTCGGTGGGAACTTTTTTCTCAACATAAATTTTTCCTGAAACGTGTTTTAATTGGGAACGGGTTGCCCTACACCAAAAACGGGTTGCGGGTACTTGAAGCACGGATCGATAACCGGCTAAACCTTGAGCATCATCTTACTGCATTGAAAGCCCGGCCCTGGCTTATCGACCTTCCGCAAGAGTATAACCAGAAGAGTTTTAAGAAATGGTTTGAAAAGCAAAAGCATGCCGTTCGTGCAAAGCTTATTTTCAACTCACTACGTGAAATAAGGAAGGGCATACAACCTGCTGATTTCACGCGTGACGAGTTTATCAGGCTTATCTGGACAGTGATGGATGCCGTGCAGCCGGCAGCGGCACACCGCGAACAGTGGCAAAAATTTTTGTCGCCCTACCAGGTTAATCGACTTATCCATGAACCGGAGAAGGCAGAAGAGTTGGTTGCAGCATTGAGAAATGATTTCGATCACCTCAGGGAATTTGACCAGGTGAAAGAGGGTTTATTGCCCCACGAAAAGGAAGTGATAAACCGGATTGCAGATAAAGCTCAAGCCTGGGATGCAGACGTTTTTGTGAACATGTTCCAGAACAGCCTGCGCATTGCGTGGATCGAACACATTGAAATGAAATACCCTGTGTTACGTTCAGCCTCAACCTTAAAAATGGCCGATATGCAGGAAGAACTGCAACAATTGGTATCAAAAAAACTGGGCATGAGCAAGGAAATACTTTTGTTAAGAGCCCGTGAGGGCATTTGCGAAAGCATTGAGTACAACCGGCTAAACAACCGCATTACCTACCGCGATTTGTATCACCAGGCCACAAAAAAGAAAAAAATCTGGCCGGTACGAAAACTGGTTGCTGAATATGCTGAGGAAGTGTTTAAACTTATACCGTGTTGGATGGCCTCTCCTGAATCCGTCTCTGCCATATTTCCCATGCAACAATTGTTTGACCTGGTTATTTTTGATGAAGCCTCCCAGTGTTTTGCCGAGCGGGGTATTCCCTCCCTATACCGTGGCCGACAAGTGCTTATAGCAGGCGACACCAAACAACTTCGGCCGTTTGAATTGTACCAGGCGCGATGGGACGAAGGCAGCGAAGATATTGAACTGGAAATTGATTCATTGCTGGAACTTACTTCACGTTATTTCGATACTTCATTTTTGAATGGCCATTACCGCAGCCAATCATTGGAGTTGATCGATTTTTCAAACCATAATTTTTATCGGGGCAAGCTTCAGCTCATGCCTGATAGAAAAGTTTTGGAGCAGAAAAAACCTGCAATCAGCTATATTCTTGTGGATGGAATTTGGGAAAATCAAACCAATCAACGTGAGGCCGAGAAAGTGGTTGATGTTGTTTTAGAGGTGATGCGCCAGCATCCTGAAAAGGAAATTGGGGTAGTGTCGTTTAACCAACCACAACAGGAACTTGTACAGGATTTACTGGACAGTTCGGCTGCAAAAGCCGGCCTTGCATTGCCACAATCTATATTAATTAAGAACATCGAAAACGTGCAGGGCGATGAAAGGGATGTTATCATTTTTTCCATTGGTTATGCCGCGGATAAAGCCGGCAAAATGAACATGCACTTTGGCAGCCTAAACATAGCCGGTGGCGAAAACCGGTTAAACGTTGCCATAACCCGTGCGAGGGAAAAAATTATAGTAGTGGCCAGTATTTTGCCGGACGCACTGAAACTACAGGGCATAAAAAATGACGGGCCAAAACTTTTGAAGCAGTGGCTTGAGTATGCCCGTGAAGTGTCGCTTGGCAAATTTGTTCCTCGTGTTGTTGCCGAGGCTGGTCATCATCCCGACTGGTATTTAAGCTCGTTGATCTTGCGCTGGAGTAACCTGGAGAAAACACCAATGACGTTTAAGGCCCACAACTTGCCTGGTGCGGATATTGTTTTAGAGCAGGATGATTTACCGGCAGGAATTATTTTCACCGATGATGAGATTTATGAACAGATGTTTTCAGTTAAAGATGCTCACGTTTATACACCGGGCTTACTGGAGCAGAACCACTGGACGCACCTTCGGCTTTTTAGTCGCAATTGGTGGATAGACCGTGAAAAATTGCAACACGAGGTAGCCCGGTACATCTACCAACTTAATCAGGCAAAGGCAAGTTAA